One Anaerobacillus alkaliphilus DNA window includes the following coding sequences:
- the fliR gene encoding flagellar biosynthetic protein FliR: MLELLEYVPAFLLILTRVSAFLITLPLFSHRTIPAMHKIGFGFFLSWLIFFSIDPVMIEIDGIYFLLIIKEVIVGLTVGLIAMVLMYAIQVAGGFIDIKMGFMIANVIDPQTGAQSPLTGGYLYTFALLFLLAIDAHHLLLDGIYYSYQFIPLEQIYLPFGNKNILIHFLNTFALMFLIAFQMAMPIVGSLFLVDLALGMIARAVPQVNVFVIGFPIKILVGFIILILAMPAFFMVTKHLVQQMILAMRTLMQLYGGM, encoded by the coding sequence ATGCTTGAATTATTAGAGTATGTTCCTGCATTTTTATTAATTTTAACTAGGGTTTCAGCTTTTTTAATTACTCTGCCATTATTTTCTCATCGTACGATACCGGCTATGCACAAAATAGGTTTCGGTTTTTTTCTATCTTGGCTTATTTTCTTTTCAATTGATCCAGTGATGATAGAAATAGATGGAATTTATTTCTTGCTCATCATAAAAGAAGTTATTGTCGGTTTAACTGTAGGCTTAATTGCAATGGTATTGATGTATGCAATTCAAGTTGCGGGTGGTTTTATTGATATAAAAATGGGTTTTATGATTGCAAATGTCATCGATCCTCAAACAGGGGCACAAAGTCCTTTAACAGGTGGATATTTGTATACGTTCGCCCTTTTATTTTTGTTGGCTATAGATGCACACCATTTATTACTAGATGGAATTTACTATAGCTATCAATTCATTCCTTTAGAACAGATCTACCTCCCGTTTGGGAATAAAAATATTCTCATTCATTTTTTAAATACCTTTGCACTAATGTTTTTAATTGCCTTTCAAATGGCAATGCCGATTGTTGGTAGTTTATTCTTAGTAGACCTTGCCCTCGGAATGATTGCTAGGGCCGTACCACAAGTGAATGTATTTGTAATTGGTTTCCCTATAAAAATCTTAGTAGGGTTTATTATTTTGATTTTAGCTATGCCTGCATTTTTTATGGTAACAAAACATTTAGTTCAACAAATGATTTTGGCAATGCGAACCCTAATGCAGCTTTATGGAGGTATGTAG
- the fliQ gene encoding flagellar biosynthesis protein FliQ, with the protein MSAEFVISMAERGIFTVLVIAGPLLLIALGIGLAVSIFQATTQIQEQTLAFIPKIVGVLVALIVFGPWMLSHMIAYAAEIFGNLHRFIG; encoded by the coding sequence TTGAGCGCAGAGTTTGTTATATCAATGGCTGAAAGAGGAATTTTTACCGTATTAGTCATAGCTGGCCCATTGTTATTAATTGCTCTTGGGATCGGTTTAGCTGTCAGTATTTTTCAGGCAACAACACAAATTCAGGAACAAACATTAGCATTTATTCCAAAAATTGTGGGTGTATTAGTGGCTTTAATTGTTTTTGGGCCATGGATGCTTTCGCATATGATTGCATATGCTGCTGAAATTTTTGGTAACTTGCATCGGTTTATCGGTTAA
- the fliP gene encoding flagellar type III secretion system pore protein FliP (The bacterial flagellar biogenesis protein FliP forms a type III secretion system (T3SS)-type pore required for flagellar assembly.) has translation MPALDIFSDEPQNLASTIQLLLLLTVLTLAPSILILMTCFTRVIIVLSFVRTGLATQQMPPNQVLIALALFITFFVMSPILAEVNETALQPLFNDELTQEEAFDRAVTPFKYFMAEHTREKDLALFMGYAGMERPNSIEEIPMTALVPAFAISELKTAFQIGFMIFIPFLVIDMVVASILMSMGMMMLPPVMIALPFKILLFVMVDGWHLVVRSLLLSF, from the coding sequence ATTCCTGCTTTAGATATTTTTAGCGACGAGCCACAAAACTTAGCTTCTACGATACAGTTACTATTACTATTAACTGTCTTGACGTTAGCTCCTAGTATCCTAATATTAATGACATGTTTTACAAGGGTTATTATTGTATTATCGTTTGTGCGAACTGGCCTAGCAACCCAGCAAATGCCACCAAATCAAGTGTTAATTGCTTTGGCGTTATTTATAACGTTTTTTGTAATGTCACCAATCTTAGCAGAAGTAAATGAAACGGCTCTTCAGCCATTATTCAATGATGAATTAACTCAAGAAGAGGCCTTTGATAGAGCGGTTACGCCTTTTAAATACTTTATGGCCGAACATACACGAGAAAAAGATTTAGCCTTGTTCATGGGATATGCAGGGATGGAGCGACCAAACTCAATAGAAGAAATTCCAATGACGGCGTTAGTTCCCGCTTTTGCAATTAGCGAATTGAAAACGGCGTTTCAAATTGGTTTTATGATTTTTATACCATTTTTAGTGATTGATATGGTCGTTGCCAGTATTTTAATGTCAATGGGGATGATGATGCTTCCTCCAGTAATGATTGCATTACCATTTAAAATATTACTTTTTGTTATGGTCGATGGGTGGCATCTAGTTGTTAGATCATTACTATTAAGCTTTTAA
- a CDS encoding flagellar biosynthetic protein FliO, whose amino-acid sequence MINRNNPMYYFHMFMCFIFFIGVIHPLGTTRALADDTNKSVLDGYRSNDDVDMTDVDNSGLNDLLVPGNISEPNELLQEQSLFGMFFQLFIALVVIILMIYALIRFIGKRSQSYQTHRTLQNIGGVHVGSNRSIQLVRVGERVLVVGVGETIQLLKEIDEQSEVKKILEDYEIQEAQQQITSLVTWVQQKMNTQEGKSNSKIHFKGLLERQLTDVKNSQKKAHAVIKEREQ is encoded by the coding sequence ATGATCAATCGAAATAATCCTATGTATTACTTTCACATGTTCATGTGTTTTATCTTTTTCATAGGGGTTATCCATCCGCTAGGCACGACTCGTGCTTTAGCGGATGATACAAACAAATCAGTGTTAGATGGTTATCGTTCAAATGATGATGTTGACATGACTGATGTAGATAATAGTGGTCTCAATGATCTTCTCGTTCCTGGTAATATAAGTGAGCCTAATGAATTATTACAGGAACAAAGTTTATTTGGAATGTTCTTTCAGTTATTTATAGCACTTGTAGTAATTATCTTGATGATTTATGCACTTATTCGTTTTATTGGGAAACGCTCCCAAAGTTATCAAACACACCGTACGTTACAAAATATCGGTGGTGTTCACGTAGGAAGTAACCGTTCTATTCAATTAGTTAGGGTTGGGGAACGAGTGTTGGTAGTAGGTGTTGGAGAAACAATTCAACTTCTAAAAGAAATTGATGAACAATCAGAAGTTAAAAAGATCTTAGAAGATTATGAAATTCAAGAAGCTCAACAACAAATTACTTCACTTGTTACTTGGGTTCAGCAGAAAATGAATACTCAAGAAGGAAAATCCAATTCCAAAATTCACTTTAAAGGTTTGCTTGAACGGCAATTAACAGATGTAAAAAACTCGCAAAAAAAGGCACATGCCGTCATTAAGGAGAGGGAGCAGTGA
- a CDS encoding response regulator yields the protein MANRILIVDDAAFMRMMIKDILSKNGFEIAGEANDGAQAVEKYKELSPDLVTMDITMPEMDGITALKEIKKFDPNAKVIMCSAMGQQAMVIDAIQAGAKDFIVKPFQADRVIEAIKKTIG from the coding sequence ATGGCAAACAGAATTTTAATCGTAGACGATGCAGCATTCATGAGAATGATGATCAAAGATATCTTATCAAAAAATGGCTTTGAAATAGCAGGTGAAGCAAATGATGGTGCACAAGCTGTTGAAAAGTACAAAGAATTATCTCCAGACCTAGTAACAATGGATATTACTATGCCAGAAATGGACGGAATTACTGCTCTTAAAGAAATTAAAAAGTTTGATCCTAATGCGAAAGTGATCATGTGTTCGGCAATGGGCCAACAAGCAATGGTGATTGATGCGATTCAAGCAGGTGCAAAAGATTTTATTGTGAAGCCATTCCAAGCTGATCGAGTAATTGAAGCAATTAAGAAAACGATTGGATAA
- the fliY gene encoding flagellar motor switch phosphatase FliY, which yields MSDMLSQDEINALLSGLNNDDNDDNNESALNVEDYLSSLEQDALGEIGNITFGSAATALSTLLSQKVDITTPKVSVIDKSDLELQFPQPHVAVHVNYTEGFEGMNLLVIKTIDAAIIANLMLGGDGLGVDETELGEMEISAVQEAMNQMMGSASTSMSTIFNKKVDISPPGIDLMDVKGGQGTRNIPDDDMLVKISFSLKIGTLIDSEIMQLVTVSFAKDLVNQLMNPESNEEEEYFSEPEISQVVPEVNHYQDQPQVQQQYEQQQAPNQYNQQGYSQPYGGPVTHGYEQPQIPRQPQNFGGMAYGQHPNQRAANVQPVAFSNFEAPSLNEVEANNLNMLLDIQLQVTVELGRTKRSIKEILELSQGSIVELDKLAGEPVDILVNSKLVAKGEVVVIDENFGVRVTDIISQTDRLKNLQ from the coding sequence ATGAGTGACATGCTTTCTCAGGATGAAATCAATGCCTTACTCAGTGGCCTTAATAATGATGACAATGATGATAATAATGAGTCGGCTTTAAATGTGGAAGACTATCTATCTAGTCTTGAGCAAGATGCTCTTGGTGAAATAGGCAATATTACTTTTGGAAGTGCCGCTACAGCACTTTCGACACTGTTAAGTCAAAAAGTTGATATTACAACGCCTAAAGTATCAGTCATTGATAAAAGTGATCTTGAATTACAATTTCCACAACCGCATGTAGCTGTTCATGTTAATTATACAGAAGGCTTTGAGGGCATGAACTTATTAGTCATTAAAACAATTGATGCAGCTATTATTGCAAACCTAATGCTAGGTGGCGATGGTTTAGGTGTGGATGAAACAGAATTAGGTGAAATGGAGATTAGTGCCGTACAAGAAGCGATGAATCAAATGATGGGTTCTGCGTCCACATCTATGTCAACAATTTTTAATAAAAAGGTTGATATCTCGCCTCCTGGAATAGACTTAATGGATGTAAAAGGTGGACAAGGGACTAGAAATATCCCTGATGACGATATGTTAGTGAAAATTTCTTTCAGTTTAAAGATTGGTACTTTAATAGATTCAGAAATCATGCAATTAGTAACAGTATCTTTTGCTAAAGACCTAGTTAACCAACTAATGAATCCAGAAAGTAACGAAGAAGAAGAATATTTCTCTGAACCTGAAATTAGTCAAGTTGTTCCTGAGGTAAATCATTATCAAGATCAGCCTCAAGTACAGCAACAATATGAGCAACAGCAGGCTCCTAATCAATATAATCAACAAGGATATTCCCAACCTTATGGTGGACCAGTGACTCATGGATACGAACAGCCGCAAATTCCAAGACAACCACAAAACTTCGGTGGAATGGCTTACGGACAACATCCTAATCAACGAGCTGCAAATGTTCAACCTGTGGCTTTTTCAAACTTTGAAGCTCCAAGTTTAAATGAGGTTGAAGCAAATAATCTAAATATGTTGTTAGATATACAATTGCAAGTAACCGTAGAGTTAGGGAGAACAAAACGTTCTATTAAAGAAATACTGGAACTTTCTCAGGGATCAATTGTTGAACTAGATAAGTTAGCCGGCGAACCGGTGGATATCTTAGTAAACAGTAAATTAGTTGCAAAAGGTGAAGTAGTAGTCATTGATGAAAACTTTGGTGTAAGGGTAACTGATATTATAAGTCAAACCGACCGCTTAAAGAATTTACAATAA
- the fliM gene encoding flagellar motor switch protein FliM gives MAEVLSQSEIDALLSALSTGEMDANELKKEENQKKVKVYDFKRALRFSKDQIRSLTRIHENFARLLTTYFSAQLRTFVQISVASVDQLPYDEFIRSVPKMTILNVFEPYPLDGRFLIEVNPNIAYAMLDRLLGGRGVAINKVDNLTEIETRIMTQLFQRTLESFQEAWSTVIELDPQMDDLEVNPQFLQMVSPNETVVVISLSTAIGEASGMINICLPHVVLEDILPKLSVHYWMQTKKKSRSTDEILALENNVRNAPLLIKAELGKSEISIQEFLQLGIGDTIELSSLIDDPLLIKVGDKPKFWGQAGKVKSKLAIQVTEVIEEDENNE, from the coding sequence TTGGCAGAGGTTTTATCACAAAGTGAGATTGATGCTTTACTATCTGCACTATCAACTGGTGAGATGGATGCAAATGAACTAAAAAAAGAAGAAAATCAGAAAAAAGTGAAAGTCTATGATTTTAAGAGGGCACTTCGTTTTTCTAAAGATCAAATTCGAAGTTTAACTAGGATTCATGAGAATTTTGCCAGACTCTTAACAACTTATTTTTCTGCACAGCTTCGTACATTTGTGCAAATATCAGTTGCTTCTGTAGATCAGCTACCATATGATGAGTTTATTCGTTCAGTTCCGAAAATGACAATTTTGAATGTTTTTGAGCCATATCCTCTAGACGGTAGGTTCTTAATTGAAGTTAATCCAAATATTGCATACGCGATGCTTGACCGCCTTTTAGGAGGAAGAGGAGTTGCAATTAATAAAGTGGATAACTTAACAGAAATAGAAACAAGAATTATGACACAGTTATTCCAGAGAACACTAGAAAGCTTCCAAGAAGCATGGAGTACAGTCATCGAATTGGATCCACAGATGGATGATTTAGAAGTAAATCCACAATTTTTACAAATGGTATCGCCTAATGAAACTGTGGTTGTTATTTCTCTTTCAACCGCAATAGGCGAAGCTAGTGGGATGATAAATATTTGTCTTCCTCATGTGGTTCTTGAAGATATTTTACCCAAGTTATCGGTGCATTATTGGATGCAAACGAAAAAGAAAAGTCGATCCACGGATGAAATACTTGCATTAGAAAATAATGTTCGAAATGCACCGTTATTGATTAAAGCAGAATTAGGTAAATCAGAAATATCAATCCAAGAGTTTCTCCAACTTGGTATCGGTGATACAATTGAACTTTCAAGTTTAATAGATGATCCACTGTTAATTAAAGTAGGGGACAAGCCTAAATTCTGGGGGCAAGCAGGAAAAGTGAAAAGTAAACTCGCAATCCAAGTAACAGAAGTAATTGAGGAGGATGAAAATAATGAGTGA
- the fliL gene encoding flagellar basal body-associated protein FliL — MFKNKLVNIMLIILIALTLIGGITLVLYFQFTKTDDPDKEPTIDEIIALSVDTNEITTNLLTNDFIRVSFKIQVDNSKAKTELEKRDFQVRNIIIRELSGMRSSDFTGSAGIENLENVIRIKINEYMQEGKVVNVYTTGFVLQ; from the coding sequence TTGTTTAAAAATAAGTTAGTAAATATCATGCTTATTATCTTAATTGCCTTAACGTTAATAGGAGGCATTACGTTAGTTCTATACTTCCAATTCACAAAAACTGATGATCCAGATAAAGAACCTACAATCGATGAAATTATTGCCTTATCTGTAGATACAAATGAAATAACGACGAATTTGTTAACGAATGATTTTATTAGAGTTTCTTTTAAAATTCAAGTAGATAACTCAAAGGCAAAAACTGAACTAGAAAAACGCGATTTTCAAGTCCGTAATATCATTATTAGAGAGTTATCAGGTATGCGTTCTAGTGATTTTACAGGATCTGCAGGTATAGAAAATTTAGAAAATGTAATTAGAATAAAAATTAACGAATACATGCAAGAAGGAAAAGTGGTAAATGTATACACCACCGGCTTCGTTCTGCAATAG